TTCAATAATACTCGAGCTTGTTGTTCATTCAAGTAATGGTTGGCTTTGATTGACCGTTTACAGCTCATCATGATGGCTGTTGCTTCACGGAATTTTTTCACACTGACTGACCCTGTTGTTAAAAACATATCGATCATTTCGCGAATAATATTTTCTTCTTCACCAGCTGGGTACCACGTAGGATGGGCCCGAATAATAAAACTGTTTTGACCAAAGTCTTCCAAGTGGATACCAACTTGCGCCAGTGTTTCTTTTTGTTCTTTGATTTTTAATGCATCACTATTGGGATAATCGATGACAATAGGAACCAGTAATTCTTGGAGATCATCGCTTACTTCTCCGATTTTCTCTCTAAAATATTCATACTTAATCCGTTCTTGTGCTGCATGTTGATCAATGATATACAGTCCATCTTTACTTTGAGCAAACAGGTATGTACCATGCATCTGACCAAAATAGTCCAACTCAGGAAACCGTTCTTTGGGTCGCTCATCCGATACTTTAGTCAATGCTTGATTTAGCTCTCGTTGTGCATTCTTCTCTGAAAAATCAAACTCTGGATGATGACTCAGCTCTGCTTCGTAGCGTTGCTCGTCTACTGCGGCAATATTACTATTTTGTTCAGCTTCTTCTGTTGTTTGTTCTGTTGATTCACTCTGATCAGCTATTGGTTCTTCAACCGGCGAACTAAATGCATAGGCCATTAAAGCTTCTTTATCTAATAGCGGTTCTACTTCTGGCACTTCTTTTTCTGGTTGTTGTTCTCTAGGTATTTGCGGGATAAAGTCGGCGGTTGTTTCTTTGACAAAGAAATTACCACTGACTGAGTCATACCCTAGACTCCCTGGCTTACGAATAGGTTTTGCTGATTCTTCTTGTTCGGTTAAAGGAATTTCCATTTGTTCGACTTTGGGTTGCGACTCGACTTTCTTTTTAAAACGAAGATTGTCTGCTGCATTAGGAATCAATTGTTCCTGACTTAAAACTTCGCGAATCGCTTCACTGATCAATACCATCAATTCTTTTTCTTTACTTAAACGAACCTCTTGTTTTGTTGGATGAACATTGACATCTACTAACAACGGATCCATGTCGATTTCTAAAACAGCAAGAGGGAAACGTCCCACCATCAGCTTAGAACCATACCCATCAACAATCGCTTTATTTAAGGCAAAATTTTTGATGTAACGACCGTTGATGATCGTAGATAAATAATTACGGCTGGCTCTTGTCACTTCTGGCAACGAAACATATCCTGTTAATTTAAAGTCTAAGTCTTCAGCTTCGATTTTCAACATTTTTTTAGCCGTTCCAATGCCGTAAATACCTGCAATGGTTTGTTTCAAATCACCGTTACCAGAGGTTGTCATCATTTTATTACCATCATGAACCAAGCGAAACGCAATCGTCGGGTGACTTAATGCCAAACGATTGACAATATCCCCAACGTTCGCTAGTTCTGTTTGGATCGTTTTAACATATTTTAAACGAGCAGGCGTATTAAAAAATAGATTAGAAACGGTGATTTTCGTTCCTTTTCTGAGCGCTGCGGGACGATGTTCTTCGATTGTCCCGCCTTTCATTTGAACATAACTGCCTTCTTCTTCCTCAGAAACAGCAGTTTCAACGATGATTTCTGAGACAGATGCGATACTGGGTAACGCTTCTCCGCGAAAGCCTAAGCTACGTATACGAAACAAATCATCTCTTGTGTGAATTTTGCTTGTTGCGTGACGTTTAAAGGCGCTAAGGATATCTTCTTTGGCAATGCCTTCACCATTATCAATCACTTGAATCGTTTTTAAACCGGCTTCTTCAATAAAAATGTCGATTTGCGTACTTCCAGCATCGATCGCATTTTCCACAAGTTCTTTGACAACTGACGCAGGACGTTCTACCACTTCACCAGCAGCGATCTGATTGGCAAGTTGTTCTGATAATTCTTGTATTTTTCCCATCTAAACGATCCTTTCCTTGCTCAGTTTTCTTTATAACTTAGATTCTTTTTTGTAATTCATGCAGTTTATTTAAGGCATCCATTGGTGTCATTTCCAATAAATTTATCTTCTTCAAGGTATCAATCACACCTAACTCATCAGTCGATACTTCTTTAAATAAGGATAATTGCTCTGTATCTTCCTTAATTTCGTCTGTATATTCCACCGTTTTAAGCGGTTGGTCTTCTGACTCTAAGGCAGAAAGGATTGTTGCTGCACGTTCTAACAATGCACTTGGTAAGCCTGCGATTTTCGCAACATGGATACCGTAACTTTTATCTGCTGGCCCATCCATCATTTTATGCAAGAAAACGACCTCGCCATTTTTTTCGACAGCACCGACGTGGATATTTTTTAAACCAGTCAATGTTTCATCTAACACGGTTAACTCATGGTAATGAGTAGAGAACAAGGTCTTTGCTTTAACCTCTCGATGAATATATTCAATAATCGCTTGTGCTAAGGCCATTCCATCATAGGTTGCCGTTCCCCGACCTAATTCGTCGAATAAAATCAAACTATTCGGTGTGGCATGACGCAAAGCTTGGTTTGCTTCCATCATCTCCACCATAAAGGTACTTTGCCCGGCAATCAAATCATCCGAGGCACCGATTCTCGTGAAAATCTGGTCGAATATCGGCAATTCAGCCGACTCCGCTGGAACAAAACAGCCGATTTGCGCCATTACCACTGTAAGGGCTAATTGACGCATGTACGTGCTTTTACCTGACATATTCGGTCCTGTAATCAATAAAATGATATTTTCTTTGCTCATGTGAACACTGTTTGGAATATATTCTTGATGCCCTAAGACTTTCTCCACCACAGGATGACGTCCTTCAACGATATGCAGTTCTTTACTGTTACTTTTCAGTACTGGACGAACGTATTGGTATCGTTCACTCACCGTAGCAAATGCTTGCAAGACATCGACTGCACTAATTGTTTTCGCTAACTTTTGAAGACGTTCGATATTGGCTTTGACTTGTTCACGAACCTCTAAGAATAGTTGATATTCTAAGTCAACGGATTTTTCCTCAGCTTCTAAAATCAATGTTTCCATCTCTTTCAGTTCTGGAGTGATGAAACGTTCTGCATTCGCTAGGGTCTGCTTGCGTTCATATTTGCCTTCTGCTAGATTAGCTAAATTAGATTTAGTTACTTCAATATAGTAGCCAAATACGCGATTAAAACCGACTTTCAGTGTTTTGATGCCTGTTTCTTGGCGTTCTTTTGCTTCTAGCTCAGCCAACCATTGCTTACCATGGCGCATAGCATCACGGTATTCATCCAATTTTTCATTATAATTGTCTTTAATGATGTTCCCTTCGGTGATTGCAAGTGGTGCCTCTTCATTGATTGCTTGGTTGATCAATTCAACGATATCTTCTGCTGGGTTTAAATCTAGTAACAGGTCGTTCCACTCGCCTTGATTGATTCCCATGATTAACTCACGAATCAGAGGAACTTGTTCTAGCGATGTTTTCAGTTGAATCAAGTCACGTCCATTTACATTCCCAAATGCAACTC
The DNA window shown above is from Enterococcus sp. 4G2_DIV0659 and carries:
- the mutL gene encoding DNA mismatch repair endonuclease MutL: MGKIQELSEQLANQIAAGEVVERPASVVKELVENAIDAGSTQIDIFIEEAGLKTIQVIDNGEGIAKEDILSAFKRHATSKIHTRDDLFRIRSLGFRGEALPSIASVSEIIVETAVSEEEEGSYVQMKGGTIEEHRPAALRKGTKITVSNLFFNTPARLKYVKTIQTELANVGDIVNRLALSHPTIAFRLVHDGNKMMTTSGNGDLKQTIAGIYGIGTAKKMLKIEAEDLDFKLTGYVSLPEVTRASRNYLSTIINGRYIKNFALNKAIVDGYGSKLMVGRFPLAVLEIDMDPLLVDVNVHPTKQEVRLSKEKELMVLISEAIREVLSQEQLIPNAADNLRFKKKVESQPKVEQMEIPLTEQEESAKPIRKPGSLGYDSVSGNFFVKETTADFIPQIPREQQPEKEVPEVEPLLDKEALMAYAFSSPVEEPIADQSESTEQTTEEAEQNSNIAAVDEQRYEAELSHHPEFDFSEKNAQRELNQALTKVSDERPKERFPELDYFGQMHGTYLFAQSKDGLYIIDQHAAQERIKYEYFREKIGEVSDDLQELLVPIVIDYPNSDALKIKEQKETLAQVGIHLEDFGQNSFIIRAHPTWYPAGEEENIIREMIDMFLTTGSVSVKKFREATAIMMSCKRSIKANHYLNEQQARVLLKDLETCENPFNCPHGRPVLIHFTNSDMEKMFKRIQDPH
- the mutS gene encoding DNA mismatch repair protein MutS, whose protein sequence is MPQKTKNTPMMEQYLAIKDQYQDAFLFYRLGDFYEMFYEDAVNASQLLELTLTSRNRNADDPIPMCGIPHHAAQGYIDTLIEKGYKVAICEQVEDPKTTKGMVKREVVQLITPGTVMTSKGLDAKDNNYLTAIVEENGTFGLAYVDLSTGELKTAVLHDEDGVINEASALQTKEIVLGSSISESLQQTLKDRLNIIFSEQDQAEENAEFSFLTSELTQPLEVDVTGKLLTYLTTTQKRSLAHIQKAVEYQPDHFLKMDHYSKFNLELTQSIRTGLKKGTLLWLLDETKTAMGGRLLKQWLDRPLIQEKQIQTRQDMVQSLLNAYFERVDLQSTLTKVYDLERLAGRVAFGNVNGRDLIQLKTSLEQVPLIRELIMGINQGEWNDLLLDLNPAEDIVELINQAINEEAPLAITEGNIIKDNYNEKLDEYRDAMRHGKQWLAELEAKERQETGIKTLKVGFNRVFGYYIEVTKSNLANLAEGKYERKQTLANAERFITPELKEMETLILEAEEKSVDLEYQLFLEVREQVKANIERLQKLAKTISAVDVLQAFATVSERYQYVRPVLKSNSKELHIVEGRHPVVEKVLGHQEYIPNSVHMSKENIILLITGPNMSGKSTYMRQLALTVVMAQIGCFVPAESAELPIFDQIFTRIGASDDLIAGQSTFMVEMMEANQALRHATPNSLILFDELGRGTATYDGMALAQAIIEYIHREVKAKTLFSTHYHELTVLDETLTGLKNIHVGAVEKNGEVVFLHKMMDGPADKSYGIHVAKIAGLPSALLERAATILSALESEDQPLKTVEYTDEIKEDTEQLSLFKEVSTDELGVIDTLKKINLLEMTPMDALNKLHELQKRI